Proteins from a single region of Procambarus clarkii isolate CNS0578487 chromosome 32, FALCON_Pclarkii_2.0, whole genome shotgun sequence:
- the LOC138370446 gene encoding homeobox-like protein HDP1, with amino-acid sequence MTPVGHVSDMTPVGRVSNMTSLDQVSNMTPVGHVSNMTPVGRVSNMTPVGRVSNMTPVGRVSNMTPVGHVSNMTPEGHVSSMTPVGHVFIMTPAGYVSNMTPVGNVSNMTPVGHVSNMTPVGHVPNMTRERHVSNRTPVDHVSNMTPVSHVSNMTSVGHVSNMTPVGHVSNMTPVAVYPI; translated from the coding sequence ATGACTCCTGTGGGCCATGTGTCCGATATGACTCCTGTTGGCCGTGTGTCCAATATGACTTCTTTGGACCAGGTGTCCAATATGACTCCTGTTGGCCATGTGTCCAATATGACTCCTGTGGGCCGTGTGTCCAATATGACTCCTGTTGGCCGTGTGTCCAATATGACTCCTGTTGGCCGTGTGTCCAATATGACTCCTGTGGGTCATGTGTCCAATATGACTCCTGAGGGCCATGTGTCCAGTATGACTCCTGTGGGTCATGTGTTCATTATGACTCCTGCGGGCTATGTGTCCAATATGACTCCTGTGGGTAATGTGTCCAATATGACTCCTGTGGGCCACGTGTCCAATATGACTCCTGTGGGCCATGTGCCCAATATGACTCGTGAGCGCCATGTGTCCAATAGAACTCCTGTGGACCATGTGTCCAATATGACTCCTGTGAGCCATGTGTCCAATATGACTTCTGTGGGTCATGTGTCCAATATGACTCCTGTGGGCCATGTGTCCAATATGACTCCTGTTGCTGTGTATCCAATATAA